The genomic interval agagggatatacctgtgggggCGGCATAATGCACCTACTCCTATCTTGACctcttcatttgttttccagATGCCACCGTCAGTCACAATGTCCATGAACAGAGGATGGAAAATGACCAACCACAACAGGATAACGTCTGGCTAAATATTCTAGCATGGTTTATTAATATGGCAGGAGCTGGTATTCCAGcaatgagtaccagggatctgtgtatgttcattttttacttgtactgtcctccttggtttccatatgcaGGCATAGTGCCATGAAGGGAAGAAGCTTGTTTTGTGAATTGTCTTCCTTGGCCTCAATTTGAGGAGCCGCAGATCATCATTTGATGTGTTCTTTTGCTTTATGGGATAATTTCCTAGGAACTGATCGTCAGTGGCATTGACGTAATTCACTTAATTCAAGCTCAAAAtcttcctttggtttccagatggTACCATCTCTCACAATGTAcatgaagagaagatggaaaatggcccATCCCAAACTGGTAATATCATGTCACCTGTTCCACCACTGCTTGGTCTTATGGTAGCAGCTGCTCTTCCAtgcatgagtaccagggatctgtgtatgtctctTAATTAGTTGCAGTGTCATCACTGGTTTCCATATGATTGCATATCATGAAAGGTAGAAGGTGGTTTTATAGCATATACTTTCCTGGGATCAATTGGAGGGTTCTCACAGGGCCACCTGGCATATCCTCCCCTGCTTTAttagataatttcctagaaactgagcgtCAGAGAGATAGACCTATAGGGCTGATATAATGCACTTAGCTCACAGCTGAAACTCTTCATGTGGTTTGCAGGTTTTACCATTGCTCAAAATGTctgtgaagaaaagataaaaagtgacAAAACAACACCTCATGAATTCTTGTCAACTATTACAGCAGGGCTTAGGAATTTCACAGAAGCAGGTATTCAACCCCCGAATACCAGGGATCTCTGCATGTTTATTTACTAACTACGTTGTGCTACTTGGTTTCCATAAACATGCAGTATCATGCAGGGAAAAAGGTGCTTTGGTTGTATTATCTTTTCCGACCTAAACTTGAAGGGTCTCAGATCGCCACCTGAAACATCCTCTTGTGTGATGCAACAATTTCTTAAATCTCATTGTCAGAAAAACATACATGTGGCAGTGACATaagcacttacctcacagctcaaccacttCCTTTGATTTCCAGATGCTGCATTCACTCACAACGTCCGTGAAGAGAAGATAAATCACCGCCAATCAGCACCTGATAACGTCTTATCAGTTGCTCCACCAGGGCTTGGTAATTtggcagctggaatttcatccacgaggaccagagatctgtgtatgtctgcttcttagttgtactgtcctacttggtttccctaAGGGGCATtgtttgatgaatgctacaagtCAATTTTGTTCTATATACGTTCCTCACCTCAAATCAAGGGGTATCTGATGTGCACTTGGCATATTCACCCATgctttctttgataatttccttgaaagtgagcatcagagggatattATACCagtggggttgacataatgcacttacctcacagctcaacctcttcatttggttttcaggtGCTACTGTCACTCAAAATGTCCAAaaagagaagatgagaaatacgcaaccaacacctaataacgtcttgtcaactgttctaCCAGAACatccttatttggcaacagcaggtctcccagccatgagcaccagggataggtgtatgtttgcttattcatttatacTATCCTACTTcgttttcataggcatgcctagtgtcctgaaTGGGAGAAGCTGATTTTGTTGTATTCTCATTCATGAGCTGCATTTGAATGTTCTCAGATCGCCATCTGGCATATCCTCTTcagctttatgaaatagttttctagaaactgagtatCAGGAGGATATGCCTGTAGAGTTGACATAGTACACATAACTCAAAACTGAGcttcctgatttcatttccagattctaccatcactcacaatgtccgtgaggagaagattaaaaatgcccaaaCGGCACCCAATAATGTCTTCTCAGCTATTCCACCAGCACGTATTAATACGGCAGCAGCGGGTgtttcatccatgagtaccagggatcagtgtacgTTTGTTCACTTGGCGtgctgtcctacttggtttccatatgcatgCGTAGTGTCATGAGAAAAGAATACAGTGTTGTTGTACTATCTTTACTGGCCTCAAATTTACGGTTCTCAGACTGCTACTTGGTATGTCCTTcttctttatgagataatttcctcGATATTGAGCATCCGAGCGGTATGCCTGTGCGGTTGACATAATGCATGAAACacacagctcaaccacttcatttggtttccagatgctgcggtCACTCACAACGTCCGTGAAGCGAAGATAAATAATGGTCAACTAGCACCTGATAACGTCTTctcaactgctccaccagggcttggtaatttggcagcagctggaatttcatccacgaggaccagagatctatgtatgtctgcttcttagttggaCCGTCGTACTTGGATTCCCTAGGGAGGCATtgtttgatgaatgctacaagttaatCTTGTTCTATATAGTTTCCTAGCATCAATTTGAGGGGGATCAGATAGCCACGTGGCATATCCTAAACTggtttctttcataattttttggaaactgaggatcagacgGATGTACCTCTGGGGTTGACATAAtgtacttacctcacagctcatcctcttcatttggttttcagatgctaccgtcactcaaaatgtctgcaaagagaagatggaaaataacgAATCAACACCtaataacgtcttgtcaactgttctccaaggaattccttatttggcaacagctggtctcccagccatgagcaccagggatcagtgtatgtttgatTATTCATTCGGActatcctacttggttttcataggcatgcctagtgtcctgaacgggagaaggtgattttgCTGTATTGTGTTCtgtgagctgcatttgagtgttctcagatcgccatctggcatatcctcttcagctttatgaaatagttttctagaaacgGAGTATCAGGAGGATATGCCTGTAGAGTTGACATAGCACACATAACTCAAAACTGAacctcctgatttcatttccaggTTCTgccatcactcacaatgtccgtgaggagaagattaaaaatgcacaaacagCACCCAATAATGTTTTCTCAGTTATTCCACCAGCAcgtattaatatggcagcagcaggtgtttcatccatgagtaccagggaccAGTGTAAGTTTGCTCACTTGGCGTGCTGTCCTACTTGTTTTCTATATGCATGCgtagtgtcatgagggaagaataCAGTGTTGTTGTACTATCCTTACTAGCCTCAACTTTACGGTTCTCAGATTGCTACTTGGtatgtccttcttttttttgagataatttctTCCTTACTGAACATCAGAGGGGTATGCCTGTGCGGTTGCCATAATGCACATAACGCACAGCTCAActacttcatttggtttccagatgctgcagttaCTCACAATGTCCATGAAGCGAAGATAAATAACGTCCAACGAGCACTTGACACCATCctgtcaactgctccaccagggcttggtaatatggcagcagctggaatttcatccacgaggaccagagGTGTGTGTTTGTCTACTTCTtagttgtactgtcctacttggtgTCCCTAACCAGGCATagtttgatgaatgctacaaattaattttgttgtCTATAATTTCCAAGCCTCAATTTGAGGGGCATCATATGTACATTTAGCATATTCACCCTTGCtggctttatgaaatagttttcctATCCTCTCtggctttatgaaatagttttctagaaagtGACCACCAGGAGGATATACCTGTGGTGTTAATATAATGCCCATACCTGAACACTGAACCCCTTCATTTCATTTCCATATGCTGCGATCACTCACAGTGTTTGTGAGggaagattaaaaatgcccaaGCAGCACTCAATGAAACCTTCCCAGCTAGTCccccagcacttattaatatggcagcagctgttgTGACATCCATGAGCACCAGGTATCAGTGTACCTTTGTGCAATTGGTTTACAATCCTACTAGGTTTCCATATGCGTGCATAGTGTCATGAGGGGAGAATGTAGTTTTTGTACTATCTTTCCTGGCCTCAATCTTAAGCTTCTCAGACTGCTACTTGGTATGTCCTTcttctttatgagataatttcctagatactgagcatcagagggatatgTCTGTGCCATTCACAAAATGGACTTACCTCACAGCCCAGCcatttctgttggtttccagatgctgcagtcactcacaatatccgtgaagcaaagataaataacatCCAACTAGCACATGACAACGTGTTGtcagctgctccaccaggtcttggtaatatgGTAGCAGCCGGAATTTCATCCATGAAAACCACAGGTCTGTGTAGGTCCGCTTCTtagttgtactgtcctacttggtttccctaaggaggcatagttttatgaatgctacaagttaattttgttgtatgTACTTTCCTAGCCTCACTTTGAGGGGTATGAGATAGCCACGTGGCATATCCTACCCTggtttctttgattattttctggAAAGTGAGTATCATAGGGATATACCTCTGGGGTTGACATAAtgtacttacctcacagctcagccTCTTCCTTTGGTTTTCAGGTGCAACCGTCACTCAAAATGTCTGCAAAGAAAAGACGGAAAATAAGCAACCAACACCTagtaacgtcttgtcaactgttctccaaggacttccttatttggcaacagctggtctcccagccaggagcgccagggatcagtgtatgtttgcttattcatttggactatcctacttggttttcataggcatgcctagtgtcctgaatgggagaaggtgattttgttgtattatctttcatGAGCggcatttgagtgttctcagatggCCATCTGGCatatcatttctgattttatgaaatagttttctagaaactgagcatcaggGTGATATACCTGTGGGGTTGAGGTAATGCACTTAATTCAAATCtaaaccttttcattttgtttccagatgctaccatcactcacaGTGTCCATGAGGCAAAGATAAAAAATGCTGAAGGAGCACCCAATAAAGTCTTCCCAACTGTTTCCCCTACAcatattaatatggcagcagcgggtgtttcatccatgagtaccagggatcagtgtaagtTTGTTCACTCGGTGTACTGTCCAACTTGGTTTCCACATGCTTGCATAGTGTAAGCAGGAAAGAATGTAGTGTTGTTTTCCTGTCTTTCCTGGCCTCAATTTTAGGGTTCTCAAATTACTAGCTGGTATATCTTTCTTCTGTATGAGATTATTTCCTAGATACTACCCATCAGAGTGGTATACCTATGtagttgacataatgcacttacctcacagcaaAAGCACTTtgtttggtttccagatgctgcagtcactcacaatgtccGTAAAGAGAAGATAAATAATGGCCAACCAGCAACTGATAACAtcttgtcaactgctccaccaggtcttggtaatatggcagcagctggaatttcatccacgaggaccagagatctgtgtatgtctgcttcttagttgtgctGTCCTACTGGGTTTCCCTAAGCAGGCATAATTTCATGAATGGTAGAGGGTAACTCTGTTGTAAATACCTTAGTAGcctcaatttgaggggtatcagatGTACACTTGGCATAttcacccctgctttttttgatGATTACCTAGAAACTGAtcatcagagggatatacctgtgcAGTTCACATAATGTATTTActtcacagctcaacctcttcatttggttttcagatgctaccgtCACTCAAAATGTCCGCTAAGAGGAGCTGGAAAATAAGCAACCAACATCTAATAACGACTTGTTGACTGTTCTACAATCACTTACATTTTTGGCCACAGCTGCTCTCCtagccatgagcaccagggatcagtgtatgtttgcttattcatttgtacTATCCCAcctggttttcataggcatgacTAGTGTCCTGAATAGGAGAaagtgattttgttgtattatatttCGTGAGcacatttgagtgttctcagatgcccatctggcatatcctctctggctttttgaaatagttttctagaaactgatCATCAGGGGGATATACCTGTGGGCTGACATAATGCCCTTAACTCAAAACTTAACGTCTTCATTGTCTTTCCAGattctaccatcactcacaacGTCCAtgaggagaagattaaaaatgcggAAGCAGAACCCAATAATGTCTTCTCAACTATTCCCCCAACACTTATTAATATGGGAGCAGCTGGTGTTTCATCCATGggtaccagggatcagtgtatgtttgttCACTCAATATACTGTCCTACTTGTTTTCTATATGCATGCATAGTGTCATGAGGAAAGAATCTAGTGTTGTTGTACTATCTTTCCTGGCCTCAATTTTAGGGTTCTCAGATTGCTACCTGGTATATTCTTCTCCAAGTGATAATTTCCTAGCTGCTGAGCATCTGAGGGCTATGTCTGTGTGGTTTACATAATGCAAATAACTCACAGCTCAAccatttcatttggtttccagatgctgtaGTCACGCACAGCGTCCGTGAAGAGAAGAGAAGTAACAGCCAACCGGTACCtgataacgtcttgtcaactgctccaccagggcttggtaatatggcagcagctggaatttcatccaggaggaccagagatctgtgtatgtctgcttcttagttgtgctGTCCTACTCGCTTTCCCTAAGCAGGCATAATTTCTTCGATGGTAGAGggtaattttgttgtatatactttccTAGCCTCAATATGAAGGGCATCAGAGGGCAACTTGTCATATCCACCCCTGCtctctttgataatttcctagaaagtcAGCATCAGAGGGATGTACCTGTGGGGTTGaaataatgcacttacctcacagctcaacctcttcatttggttttcagatgctataGTCAATCTCAATGTCCATGAGGAGAGGATGGAAAATGGCAAATCCGCAACCGCATAAAATATAGTCAAATGTTCCTTCAGGGCTTACTAGTATGGCAGGAGCTGCTCTTCTGGCCACGAGTACCATACAACTGTGTATCTTCTCTTATTAGTTGGATTTTCCTATTTGATTTCCGTATCTGCTCATAGTGTCATAAATGGGAGAAAGTGGTTTTGTTGTATTCTCTTCCTTAAGTTCAATTTGAGGGGTCTCAGAACACTGCCGTCGTGTCCTCCTGCTCCATGCAATAATTTATTAGAAGCTCTGCATCATAAGAGTATACCTGTGTGTTTAAATAAGGCATTTATTTCACAGCTTGACCTGGTCATTTTGCTTCCAGATGCTACCACGACTCACAACATCCGTGAGGAGAGGATGGAAAATGCCCAACTGCAATTTAGTAACATCTTGTTAACTTTTCCACCAGGGTGTATTAACATGGCAGCAGCTGGTATTCCAGCCATGAGTACCAAGGATCTGTGTATTTTTCTGTATAAGTTGGAATGTCTCACTTGGTTTTCATATGTATGCATAGTGTCATCAAGGGAAGGAGGTTGTTCAGTTGTACCTTCTTTCGTGAGCTCAATTTGAGGGGTTTCAGATGGCCACCTGGCATATCCTCCAGTTTCATGGGACGATTTCCTAGAAATTGAGCATCAGTGGGATATACAAGTGCGGTTGTCACAATGTACTTACCTCACAGCTTAACCATTTTCTTTGACAGAGGATGGAAACCCGCTAACCCCAAAATGATAACATCTTATCAACTGGTCCACCATGGCTTGGtgatatggcagcagctggaatttcatccacgaggaccaggatctgtgtatgtctgcttcttagttgttccgtcctacttggtttccaaaTAAACAGGCATATTTTCATGAAGGGTAGAAGGTTggtttgttgtatattttttcctagcctcaatttgaggggtatcCAATGGCTGCCTGGCATATGCTCTCCTGCATTCTTAGGTAATTTTACAGAAACTGACCATCAGAAGGATATGCCTGTGGgattgacataatgcacttaacTCACagttcaacctcttcatttggtttccacatTCTATCATGAATCACAATGTCCGTGAAGAGCAGAGGAAGAATGGCCAAACACAAATGGAGAACGTCTCGTGAAATGTTCTATCAGGGCTTATGAGTATGGCAGGAGGTGGCATTCCAGCGATGATGACCAGGcatctgtgtttgttttttcattagtTGCCGTGTcctccttggtttccatatgcatgTGGAGTATCATGAAGGGAATAAGGTGGTTTTGTTGAATTATCTTTCCTGGTCCCAATTTGAGGGGAATTAGATCATTATATGGTGTATTCTCCTGCTTTAtgggataatttcctagaaactgagtatCAGTGAGATATACAAGTGGGGTTGACAtaaaatgcacttacctcacagctcaacctcttcctttggtttccagatgctatcATCAATCACCTCCAGACTTCCTTAGGTGCACCCTTCCATCTTATAAAGAGTAACGGTGCATCATGATTATGGTCGTTGAGATAGAGGTTATCCATGGTCTTGGTAATATCAACTTTCATTTACCAGGTCTATGTCAGTACAACCACTGCTCACTATTCaatctgccagcagcagagaccaacactgagtaCCCAACATGAAACCATGTCCCAGAGTGGTCTGTCTGCTTCCAGATAGCACTGTGATTACTTGTATCTGCTTCCACAATTGAAGTGGCATCACTTTGATTTGCTCAAATAGACACTTATTCTGGATATGGATTTTCATTCTCACCTATGGTACGTCAAGAAAACAAACATTGTGGTATTAGGAAATGCTGTGTCCACCATCGTGGTATCCCACACTGTACTAGTTGTAAACAGGAATCTCACTTTACAGGAAATGAAGTATGGCAATAGGCCTATGGTAGCCAATTAGACTAGTCCCGTGATGTACTTCACCATCCTGAAGTGGCTGGCTCAATTGAACCGTGGAATGATCTTCTAAAGCCGGacttgtagttccagctttgTGGTAGTGCCTTAAGGGTCTTGGCTAACAGTCTAGGAGGTGGCAATGCTGTATCCCAGCATCAAGTATATGGAGCTATTTTTCTATAGCCACATCTATGTCttcaagaatgaaagaggaaagatGAGGGCCTCCTCTCACTATTACTTTTGGGTATCTAGtagtaaaattttgctttttgcaaACATTTGGCTCTGCTGGACTAGAGATCTTAGTTACAaattgagagatttttttttcaatagcgGATCCAAAAATCATTCCATTGAAATGAAAGTTGGGTCTGCAAGCTGATCCCTTTGGAAAGTTCATTCTcaaacaagagacaaagaagggggTCTGCTACTGGCTGGGGTGACGGAAAATGACAATCAAAGGGAGATGGAGTTCCTACTACACCAGAGGCTAAGAAAGAGCATGTCTTATATGTCTAGAGAGTTTCTTAGTCCTCCTGTGTTTTGCGATTAGAGTTAATGGAAATTACAGCAAATGAAAGTTGTGGCTGCAAGCTGACCGCTTTGAACTCTTCATTCCTCTCAACCAAGAGACAAAGTAGGGGGCCTGCTACTGGCTTGggtgatggaaagaaaaatgaatattgggTTCCTACTACACCAGGGGCTAAGGAACAGTATGTCCGATATGTCTAGAGAGCTTCTTAGTACTGCCATGTTTTATGATTAGAGTTAATGAAAAATTACAGCAACCCCATCTAGGCAGGACATCTAATGGTTCAGACTGTTCAGTAATGAAGGTTTGAGTCATTCTGCCAGGCCAAGCACCATGAGCAGCTGACATGCTTTCGCCAGggcaaagggaaagagaaatgggtagtgaaagaaggcagttatAAATACCAGTTACAGCAATGTGGGCTGCTGCAGAAACCACCGCTGTAATAGTATTTACTTGATGGGTCAATAATGTCTGCCAGCACAGGTGGGAAAATCAACAAACCAACAAATAAGTTATCCTTTCAAATGAAATGCTTAGGGAAAAAGACCAATGTTTACTGACAGAAATTTCTTAGCCTCTGGGAGGCCATTTTATTCACTAACACATGCTAGGAGGCTTCAGCCACATCCTACTCTATTGTAAAAAACAGCAATttgattctcttttctcctcaatCATTAAAGAGATTATGCATTTAGGGTCTGATGTTCCTCCTTGGACAAGTAGCCAGatgtcatttcttccagtttcttctcaAGGTGCGGAATTAAGTCTCCTCGCACATACCTGAAAAGAAAGAGACGCGTcattaaccaaaagagagccaaagaACCTATGCTGTAGGAAGCACTGTGGGAGATAGAAGGATGAAGTAACAGTCAGCATGGAGACAGAAATGCACCTGCATGGTAAGGGGTAGTCTagccaggcaataacaaatgctggcgagggtgtgaagaaaagggaagcttCATACACTCTTGTTGAGAATATAATTTACTATGACatctatgaagaacagtttggaggttcctcgaaAACCTGAAAATGGATCAATCATATGgtccagtaatcccactgctggggATACCCCcaagagaaaggaagtcagtacaccgcagagatatctgcactcccgtgtTGGTTCCAGCACCGTCCACAGTAGCCAag from Callithrix jacchus isolate 240 chromosome X, calJac240_pri, whole genome shotgun sequence carries:
- the LOC144581124 gene encoding uncharacterized protein LOC144581124, with amino-acid sequence MENNESTPNNVLSTVLQGIPYLATAGLPAMSTRDQCSAITHNVREEKIKNAQTAPNNVFSVIPPARINMAAAGVSSMSTRDQYAAVTHNVHEAKINNVQRALDTILSTAPPGLGNMAAAGISSTRTRDAAVTHNIREAKINNIQLAHDNVLSAAPPGLGNMVAAGISSMKTTGATVTQNVCKEKTENKQPTPSNVLSTVLQGLPYLATAGLPARSARDQYATITHSVHEAKIKNAEGAPNKVFPTVSPTHINMAAAGVSSMSTRDQCKFVHSVYCPTWFPHACIV
- the LOC144581129 gene encoding uncharacterized protein LOC144581129; this encodes MSTRDQYSTITHNVHEEKIKNAEAEPNNVFSTIPPTLINMGAAGVSSMGTRDQYAVVTHSVREEKRSNSQPVPDNVLSTAPPGLGNMAAAGISSRRTRDL